GCTCACATGTTGTAACTTTACAAGACTCCAAATACTAGGTGATAGTACCATGTTTGATCCCTGGTTATCCACCACCAGAGTTTCCAGATTCAAGAGATTTGAAAATGACGGAGGAAGTGTTTTTGCCTTCATCTGAATCTTTAAGCACCTTAAATGAACAAGCATGCCTATTTCATTCAGCAAAGAATACGTCAATCTTATTTTGTGCAGCTCCAACCTTTTAAGAAGTCTCAAGTGTCTTAGGTGACAGTTGTAGGAAAGATGATTGTGCTTCCCATCAGAAACCTTTAAAGAGAGGAGGCGTTTAACATAGGAATTTTTCTTTTCTGGATTGAACAGGACAAAATTTTCATCCAAATGAAAAAGACGTCGGTCATAACGAATGATCATTGCACGTGGCACCcgatctgaagaagaagaagacggagCACTTGAACTTATGAAATCAAACAACTTTTCCTTTCTAGCTTTTTCCAAACAAAAATCATGCACAAGATCATGAATTCGGTAACTCGATGCCCTACCTCTCTCATCGGAAACTATTACCAAGCTACTGGAAATTAACTCATCCAAATAAACCTCCACTACTTCTTCCACACTTTTCATCTCAGTCTGTTCCACAAGTCCTTCAGCActccataaatctttcaattcaGAGATTTCAATATATTCATCCTTTGGATAGCTTGCAAGGTAAAGTAGGCACGGCTTCAAGTGATCTGATAAATGGTCATAACTAAATTGTATAACCTTCATGAATTCAAAATCATCTAATAAATTGGAATTCAAATTGTTTAGAACTTCACACCAAAAAGCCTTATTCTTTTCCTTTGTTGTAATGACTCCACCAATCAGATGAAGTACCAACGGAAGCCCTTtacattttttggttattttatatcCAACATCCAATAGTTCAACAGGGCAACTTTCTTTTCCGAATACCTTTCTCTCTAATAATTCCCAACTTTCTTCTAGACTTAGCAATCGAAGATGAAGAGGATCAGTGTAGCGTTTTCCATACAAAGCCACTTCCATTATTCGACTTGTTAAAATGACTCTGCTTCCTTTCATAAATTCAGGAAAATGTCTTGTTAAATCATCCCATGCGGCAGTATCCCACAAGTCATCCAAGACAATTAGGAACCTCCTTCTACATAGCTCTCTTTGGAGCTTATCACCAACAACAAAATCCTCACTGAATTTCGCATCTGAACCAATGACTTGATTATAAATTTTCTGCAAAATCTTATTCATGTCATACTCTTGGTCGATTGTGCACCATGCACGAACATCGAAATGATTAGCAATAGACTTATCATTATATACTCTGTAAGCCAAAGTAGTTTTTCCAAGCCCTGGCATGCCAATGATCGAAATGACATCTAACGTTGCTGGACCACTAGTGAGCTTCCTTATTATCCAGTTTGTCTCCTCCTCAAACCCACTCTGAACTAGCTTGTTGGGAGATGTTACGACAACAAGACCCTGGTTCTTTTGGATCGTCTTTGATACCTCTTCTTTGATAAGCTTGATCTTTTCTACGTTACCCGGAAGTGAGAAGATAAGTTGCAAGAGACCGTGATCTCTGACCATAATTGAATTAATGGCATGTTCTGCCTCATATGCCACATCTAGAACATGAGTCCAGAGATCTCTgttcaattcttgctcaacatTCGTGAAGAACGGTCTTATGAATTCTAGGTCTTCTTTCACCAGTCCAATTTCTTGCTTTATTAAAACAACTGAATACGCATTGGAATTGAGCAAGTCATTTAAGTTTTTGAGTAGAAGAGTCATGAAGAGTGGTCCGTCACTCATGGGGAAGCTGAGTTGAGATGAGTCTTCGGGGGCTTTCAGGAAAACATGTTTGAGATCTTCCTTTAGTAGTTCAATACTCTCCAGCAAGTCTACACTGCCACAGTTTGTTTCACTGGTATTCACTTCACCCCTTGATTTCTCTTCTAAGTTGCAAACAAGAATGGATACCTCCCTGGTAAGTGCTCCAACTCGTGTCAAGAGATCGAACAATTTTTCATGATGAATAAAGTCCTTGGGCACATCTGTGAGAATAATCAATAGGAACTCTATCATGACATGAATGTTTCGAGCTGAAGTGCTAGCAGTAAGAACAGCCACCATGTGCGCTTGTAGATTAAACAAATATTCTCTAAGAATGTATGGAGAGGCTCCTAGGAGCTTCTTAAAGAAGCGTCCAACTTCTGTTGACTTTGAAGTTGTCAAATTTGTAGAACATATGTACATGACTTCCAGTTCAACAGGAATAATCTTCACAAGTAGATCAACTAGCTTGAAACTGAGTTGAGAGACACCAAGTTGATCAGTCAAAAGGACAAAACAGAAGTGTCCTACTCTCTCAGCCATAAGTTGAAATTGAGGTAAGACATATTCAATTGTCTCATGCTCAATGCAACCATTTACTTTTAACCCAAGGAAATCTCTTATATTGTCGCACACATTTTGAATTATCTCGTATTGAGTCTTCAACTCAACACAGTGCTTGGGAAGATCACAGAGATTCACGAGGAGCGAATCCAAAAGTTCAACCAACTGCTCCTCAGTCATGGTGGCACTTGATTTAGAATAATGTGGTGAGCTGATACAACTTTTGATATTTTCCAGGACGTGAGAAATGACATGATCCATGTCATATTTAACCAGCATGTTATCTCCACTTTGATAGAAAACTGACCGAACCAGATCATCGACCTGTTGTGCTTTGCGAGACATTTCCGCATTAAAACCATCCAAATTGGAACAAGAAAGCTGAAGAAATGTCGACATAAATGTCAGTTCCAGCTTCAGCTTTTCAATTTGATCCATGTCAAGAGCAATTTGATCTCGTCCATTCTTTAACCTCTCTATGAAATCCAGAAGATTGAAAATGTCCTTGCGAAGTACATAAGATGAGACCTGCCAAAAGACCAAATGTAATATCAAATTTTCAAAGCTGCAAATTTATCTGACAAATTTTACTCTGTATTGTAGACAGGCAACTAACATAGTTGTAGAGGGCTTTGCTTCAAAATACAAAGCAAGCGTTAAAGAAagatagtttattttaatttgcatGTATATGTTCTTAGCATCTTAATAAgtggttgtttactcaaaataagGGTGAACtaagttcccccccccccccccaaaaaaaaagaaagaagagtatTTCTAATTTATATTTGTCACAATCTAGTTAGTCACTCCATGCATTGAAACACTTTTACCTTTTTGATGATTTAGTAAATAATCTCTACAACCATTTTCTGGAAGAAGAGATGAATTGAGGTAACTTTCAAACATACATATAAAACAACCTCTTGCAAATTTAAACGAGGATCAAGAAGCCTTATATGTTCAGGTGCTCAATTAAAACATGCCTTTGTTCGAGTGTCTAAATGAAATATACTGGCAAATTTAAGGGGCTTTCGACGTATTTCCGCCTTCTCTTGAGGATTATATGCATAATCATCCAAGCCAATATTGGGTTTAATATGTATAAGTATTGTATGACCTACCGATGAGTTGTTTGCTTCCCCTTTCTCTGTTTCTCCTTCATTTTGTTTTCCTCTTTCCATTTATGTAATTCTCACTAGTCAAGCCGAAGTATCTTTCCTTTTCCTTCCTTTCAGGTTTTCAAGTCTGATGTATAAAAAGTACACAAACCATTATTAGGAGAAGTAGAAAAAAACACAAGAAACTGAAAAACAAGTGGATTGACCATAGTACTCTCAGCCCAGTTACCAAAATAATACTTTTCAGCTATTTTAAACACTAAGATTCTCATCTTGATGTACTAAGAAAACAAATTATTCATGTTAAGCTTTTGATTCTTGAAGCATTGATCAAGGTCAAACATCGAATGGTGTGTAATAAGCAATTATTTTGATAAACAGTAATTTTGGATGCAATTAGTCTAAAACACCAGAAATGTCAATCTTTTTTGGGCGGAAATGGGTTGGGTCAAGATGGCTGAGTTCAACAAATGGGCGGGTCAATGACCGGCACAAACTTGGGCGGGTCAAATGGATTTAGGGTCAAATTGCCACCCCATATTTTTTACCATGACTTTTCCAACACAGCTAAATCTGTTGTTGATTTGAACTGTTAGTCTTAACTAGCTAGTATATGATTTAGCTAAGCCTCATCCATTATATATTTTGCTTAATTGATCAATAAATGAAAGAAGAATCTTTGTTACAGTATATCTTTGAATCGtaataaggaaaacaaaaaccCTCGTAAATTTCCAATAGAGAACAACAGAAATTAAATAAGAGATGTTCAACATAACCATACCTTTAAGTTCAGCAAACCAAGATTAAGCTGTTAGGAACACTTGCTTGTTTTTGAGAAATAGGTGAAGAAAGAAAGATCTgggataaagaaagaaagatttgTGAGAGATTTTAGTTGAAATAAGTGACTAAGGACAATTTGAAAGGTCAGCAATAGAAAGAAGAATCAAATACAGATTGATAACTCCATGTCTAAACATGCAAGTCAATGACTTATGAATTGAAGTCTTTTAATACTGACTGATCATCTTAGTCTTTGTAATCAAATGTTTAATTATATACACGTCTCTcgcttatattttattattatatatactcCACTTGTCTTGAGAGTTTTTTTGTATTAATCAAATCTTGTCTTGATATTCGTGCAAGTTTTTAACAGAAAATCAAATCTTGTTTGCATTTGCTTTTagtagcttgtttggatggttgttacgcaTTCTTAatatatcgtattgtattgtatcgtttgattaatataatatttggatagattgtatcgtttacTGTTGTTTTATTATATCATGCACCatcaatatgaaaaataaatttacaatattataaagaaaaattatgatacgggataaatttataatataaaaagatagggtaaatgataaaataaatttatttaataatagTGAAGGGTGAGATGAGAGATAAAGACAAGATAACAATGCAACCAAActaaatcggtcgttacataaagtggcacattccgtcgttacgtaacgacagatttaacgatacgatacaataagatttaagtaacaaccaaaacaaatatcgtatttaaagtaacaatacgatacaatacagtAGGCAacgaccatccaaacaagttgtaagctggtcaaatcaacttttaagttttttataattttttcagtGTTTAACAAAGTtaaaaagtgcttaaaataagtcaaaaataataagttggaaacctcaacttattattttttggcttaaaagttaTTTCTGCTAAAAAGCCACTTTTTTAAAGTCAATTCAAACGGGCTCGATCATTTTCCATGAAAACATTttccatgaaaaatatttttcttcgtacTAAACACACTCATAAACTTTTATGCATCCTTGTGCCACAGATCACATGATATTTCCTACATAATATTGCTGACCTAAAGTGTCGGCCAGGGGTTTGGTCGAACCTATTTGCTTTCGTTTAAATTCTGTATTTGTCtttaaaattcatgaaatatgtatatatttttaatttagaACCTAATAACTTAGAATAACTAAAATAttgaacccataaacttcaaatcttggCTTTGCCTCTATCAATCCAAGTCGAACCCTATCGCAACATTTCCGATTCATGTTTAGTATTTACAATGTCAAGTGCCCAAACTTTGCATTCCTGTTTGATTTGGCTGATGACACTTCGATTTAGTATTTATGCAATCAACTTGTTATTTAATTTAACTGTTGTATATGGATACCACACAATACAAGATAGAAGGGGTTTATGGGAGAGACTCAGGGAGATAGCAGGAAGACAACAGGGCCTATGGCTGGTAATGGGTGATTTCAACACTATATTGTATGCTGAGGATAGACACTTTGGGGCTCCTGTACGAGAAGCAGAAGTTAGAGATTTTAGAGAATttttgtttgacactactatgacTGAGTTACAATACACTAGTAGGGTCTATACTTGGACAAACAACGATGTGTATAGTTGGATTGATAGGGCTATAGTAAATGCAGAATCGATGAACTTATGGCCAACTTGGAAAATTATAGTGATGAAGCCTTTCTTTTCAAATCATTCCCCTTTAAAACTTACTACTGAAGGGCGACAGGGGAAGGGTGCTAGGCCATTCAGATTTTTCAATTGCCTAGCAGAGCATCAAGACTTTTTACCATTAATCAAGTATTACTGGGATAGTATTGGTACAAATGTGTGTATGAGGCATATACGGTATAAGCTCAAAGAGGTGAAGCAAGATATGAAGAAGTTGAACATGACAATTTACGGAGGTAGATATGAAGCTAGAAGACATAAAAAAAAATCTCCAGGTGGTACAACAACAAATGGGAACTCAGTTGTTACACGCCAATTTAATAGAATAAGAGAAGGAGTTGAGATCACAGTTAGAGAAATGGAGAGCAATTGAGGAGAGTATATACAAGTAGAAATCTATAATCAAATGGCTTGCGTTAGGGGATTCTAACTCTACTTATTTCTTTGTTAACATGAAGAACGTGTGCGGGCAATTTACAGTCACTTCAAGAGGGATTGCTACATACTTAAGTTGATATAAAGGATGAAGTGGTGGTTTTTAAAGGAGTCTTCCGGGCACATCTACTGAATCTTTATCCATAATTAATCCTACAGTTATTCAAGATGATGTTGTACTTAACAGAAATCAACATAAGCAATTAATTAGTCTGATTAGTAGTGAGGAAGTAGTTCAAGCACTTAACAGTATTGATGATACTAAGGCCCCCGAGTGTGACGGGCTTAATGCATATTTCTTCACGGAAGCCTAGCCAATTATAGGTGATGAAGTTACACAGGTTGTGCTACACTTTTTTATAGAAATGAGATATTTAAGTCCATAAACTGCACGTCAATGACAGTAATTCCCAAGGTCAAGAACTTCAATTGTCAAGGACTTTAGACCTATATCTTGCTGCACAACAATATATAAAATCATCTCTAACATCCTAACCAGTAGACTACAGGGAGTTATGGATGATCTTATTGATAACTGTCAGCCAGCTTTTGTCCTAAGGATAGTCATTATAGCCAACGTTATTATGGGGCATGAACGAGTTAAGGGTATGGAAGAAAGGGTTTATCACCTAGATGCATGATGAAGCTAGACATACAAAAGGCTTATGATTTCTTGGAGTAGATGTTCATAGAACAAATACTTATTGGGTTGGCCTTTCCTGATAGATTTGTTAAATGGATCATAAGTTGCTTGAAGACACTGTCTTACTCTATTCTTGTTAATGGGAGGCCGACTACATCATTTGATGCCAAGAAGGGACTGCGGCAAGGGGATTCATTATCCCCTTCTTGTTTGTACTAGCGATGGAATATTTAACTAGAGATTTGAATACCCTAAGACAAACACCGGATTTTAACATCCACccaaaatgtagtaaaataaagatAGTGCAATTGGGCTTTGATGATGACCTTCTGATATTTTGTAGGGGTGATGTGATATCAGTCAAACTGATGTATGACTGTTTCCAGCAGTTTTCATTCGCTTCGGGATTGATAGTTAAAAAGGCCAAAAGCTCAATCTTCTTTGGAGGGGTGCCCGAGGATGTTCAAATAAAGATTCTTAACTTGTGGGGCTTCCCTAGAGGAGCACTTCTAGTCAGATAATATAGATGTTATTAAGTTCCAATAGATTAACATTAATGCAATGTAGCCTTTGCTTGACAAGATGGTTGGAAGGGTTACCTCATGGACTGCAAAGTACTTGTCATATACATGGAGAAGTCAACTCATTAAAAGTATTTTGTTTTCTATACAAACTTTCTGGTTACAAATTTTGGTATTGCCTAAGAAGATTGTTACATTGGTTGAGACTATATGCATGAAGTTTTTGTGGACATGTAGAAATGatttaaataagaaaattttATAATCTTGAGACAAATTGTGTTTACCTAAGTCTGCTGGTGGACTAAATATGACATATATAGCATTGTGGAATAAAGCAACAATATATAAGCATTGCTGGAATCTCTTTAAGAAGAAAGATATATTATGGATTCAATGGGTTCACACttattatataaaagaaaaacctGTTTAGGGAATATGTGTTAAACAAACATCGTTGATGATAACCAAAATCCTTAAAGCCAAGGAGTTCTTGGAGCAAACAGACATTTCGTTTGATGAGCTAATGGATATACAATAGTTCTTTATCAGGAAGTTGTATATAAAGCTAAGATGGGAGTTTCAAAATGTACCACAGAAGAGATTAATTCGTAATAACATGGGATGCCCAAAATGAATCTTTTTGCTGAGAATGGTGGCCCATAGAAGGCTGTATACCAGAGATAGACTGGTGAAATGGGGAGTAACAGGTAATATTATATGTCCTTTATGTTATGTAGAAACCGAATCTGTAATTCACTTGTTCTTCAAGTGCTCATTTGCTGCTTCAATATGGAATCAATTGCTTAGATGACAAGGTGTTGATAGACATGCAATGGGGTGGGTGGATgagtgacgagcgcaaaacacaacacgagATTGATACTCACTAGACAAAGACAGTATAGTATAATTATCGTTTTCACATgaattggatttaaataatgttcaagtAATTTATGGTTAAACATTATTCATGATGATTAACACTTTGATTGGAATGATGTGAATTAAAATTAACTATTGAAATTAAAGCAATTAACAATTGATCAAGACGGGTTATTATCAAGACGAAGAATAAGGGTTTTGACATAATAGGTGGAAGACTTATATCCTTGATATGACACTGTTATATTTCACTCTTGAGGTTCTatcgattctcacgaattcaatagGTGATTAGCTTATACTTCCGATTCAGACTcatctctcgattaaatctaaatctttcaaataaactaaTGTGAAGTGTAGTGAAACTTGCAAGAATCTATTGGTAGGAATGATCTAAGAGAAACTTCTCGCgaatatttctcaatcttaatttaaACAGTAACTCAAAAAGCTCTCTCGATTACTTCAAAGAATCATCAAAATAAACTAAGGCATATGGTGCAATAATATTCAATAAGATATTCTTCTTTCGATTAAACActataaagaataaaatcacaactAATATTAAAGCTTCTCCAATAAATTCAAGCAATTAATCAGTAGTCAAATCCATAAAGGCATAAACAACAATCAAGtcaccaaatcatgtcaaaccctAAGGTTTACTACTCCATATATATGAAAAAAGTCATCACAAAAAGAGTTAAAGAATAAGAAAGCATTAATCCGACATTACAATCCATATTCACGTATTGAATTCGTAGAAGGAAGATGAATTCTTGTGTCCTTaagcctccaatgctctccaaaagctcccaaggtcaaaagtcctctaaaaattatattatttatatcatGTAGGAACGGGCCAGAAACTATCCTTTCCAAGGCGAAGTGAAAAAATTGGACCGCAAAAATACACTAATACATCGCGCCCTGCGGCGCGCTAGTGGAAATTTTCAGAGAGCagattttttgtcattttttgtcAGGCAAGCCATTTTGCATTGTCGCGCCGCGCCGCGCCTCGCCGCGCCTCTCCGCGCCCCCATGCGATAGTGCAATTTTCTCAGAGTAATTTCTTTCGTGCACTTTTTGATCTCCAGACTTGGTCCACGACCTTCAAACGCGATTCCGATTtaattctttaggcttttactgagacttcaaagctccaacttgttcgatTTAGCTCCACATCATCTTCTTAACTTAGAATCATGTCCTGCAAGGTATAAAACACGTAATTAGTGCAAAtcactactccctccgttccagtttatgtgaacctatcttATTTTTGgtatgttccaaaaagaatgacccctttctaaatttggtaataatttagcttaaacttacaattctaccattaatgagaagcttttataaccacacaaatactccgAGCCCCTTTTTGTcttgtttaggatcacaaattccaaaagtcttcatttttttcttaaactccgtgtccagtcaaacaagttcacataaattggaatggaaGGAGTATTATTTAAGCTTAAtcacaagtaaagtgcagtaaTCAGAGTTCAAAATATGATTAAAACATGAGTTTCCAGCCTACCATCAATGAGCAAGCATGGGCGGTCCAGTTCATGAATGGTAAAAATGTCAAGACAAAGATCTATAAAATGAGTTTGGCTAGATGTGCATACTATGTCCGGCAATAAAGGAACCAACAAATATTTGAGGATAGAAGGAGAGAAGATGCTACTCTGGGAGACAGATTGTTCAAGACGTACATGTTCAAGGTGCAAGCACTAGAAGAATAGCAGGCCAATTGAGAAGAATGAATTTAGAACTGGTTGTAAATACTTCTTTTTTTCTTGATATATAAAATCTctaattaccaaaataataataataatgaatcGTCTCTATAAAAGTCCAAGACATATTTTGTTCGTCACTCGAAGTACCTACCATTTTTCCAACTTGCGGATCAATGCTTGTAATAGAGCTACATGCTTTAATTTGAGTAACCTGATCCTGTTAAAATACATAATACATTGAATTTAAAGTGAATTTTGAGAAGAGAAGGtgaatattaaatttaaataatgaGTCTAAATGATGTATACATTAATGTATAAATTTTTTACACCTTTAAATTAAGTTGATCTTTAACTGTTTATGAAAAGTGGATTATGGTAACTTAAAGATACTTTTTAAAATTAGATGACACGCTATTAATGAAGTTTGAATCTCGTAATTCAATTATACTGATTAAACTatacaataatttaaaattatttatcctATAAAtgttttatatataatattatttgtaTGCCATTCCTTTgtataaatttttatataaaaaaaagaatattttttgtaTGATATCTTGAATTTTTATCCCTAAATTAGCATTATTTTCTTGGGAAACAAGACTTTTACTTCTCGTATAAATAGAGCTCCAATTGTAAATACTCGTCTTATATAAATAAGACTCCAATTTGCCGCTTCGCCGGGATCAGCTTCGACGAAGTTGGAAGTATTTCAAGCGAATTTCTCCGCCGAACTCTTCCGTCCTCTTTCTCCGGCGAAATCCATTCATAGCTTGTAAGTTTCatgtttgtaagaaattaggCATAAAGCcctattttttcatttatttttaatGCAGAATTACGAATTGTATAtgtaattatggccaatattATGGCTAATGGAGTACATCTCACATAAGTATAAATAAGCATAAGTACCTTTACAAATTGAaaactttgttggcaatattctttgggacccaaaaatattgcgaTCATGTGGTGGACATGATTTGCAAAAGTTGTATCTCTTTCTTTTACgcccaagacttttttgcctacaAAAGGGAAgaccattagttcattttagacacaccaacaacaCTTGAGTCTTCGTTAGTtcattaagagtgttttgtacgAGAGTTAAGtattgggaagcacttgtgtgaactgtttctttggagtgatcttgtgaaaTTATTCCCTTatggtatttgggattaattagagtatttattctaattttgtactcttttttgtactcttattgttatagtaaattgcccCTCTCCGcatgtggacgtaggtcactttgaccgaaccacgttaaattggtgtcttctttatatgctttaattgtcgttgttatcaacttccattgtctttgttattgtcattataccgttgtttggctaaattccgcactacccgggttcccgatcctaacaataTAGTTCTATATAATTTTTACAAGTTAAATAATATGCGTTATTATTTGCATAAAAGATGCACTTGTATTTGCTTCCCTTAATAATACCTTATGAATTTATGAGGTATAATAATCTGCTTTCGAGTTATACGCTTCTATCCGAATTTGTTTGATACTTTTTCTCTATCAATTTGACCAATTTTTGGAGCTAATGTGGATTAGATAAATTAAAttttataaattgaaaatttagatATAAACTATaccaaaaatacatatattgtgTTTTCTTTCATGTCAAAATGGCTAATAATGTTACCTCTCTGCTGAGATTTGGACTCTGGTCCACTTCATTAGTCTCTAGCCCCAGGACATACTCTTGGGTGTGAACGATCAATCATGGCTTATATCTTTTCATGGTTTAATTTTACTTATTTCCATGCAtgctatgagtttcttgtgattaAACGGAATGTATGGACATGCTTGATCCTCATAGTGATAAAGCGAGGAGATTATTCTTAAATGACTCAAAATTATATGAAATTGATGTATTTAGTGTTAGTTTTAGATTCTACGTCCTACCAACACAGGTACTGCATAATTTTGTCTACCAAGGCTTAGGCAGTTGAGTAGAATTCACCTAGTATTTTTTGTCTTTGCTAAGATTTGGACCCTGATTCGTTTCATTGATCACTAGGTCACACCCTTGGGTGCGAACAATCATGACGTGTTTCCTTTCTTGGTTTTGAGTTTACTTATTTCCATGCTTGCTATGAGTTATTTATGAATAAATGGAATGGATGGACATGCTTGACCCTCATAGTGATAAAACATGGAGATAGTTCTTAAATGAATCCTAGTTATATTTAATTGATGCACTTAGTGCTAGTTTTAGTTTCTATTTCGGTTTCGATCTAGTTCTTTCCAATGCTAGTGGTAAAATTGTGATACGAATAGCATTTACTAATAAAGTGATCTCTTATATGCAGTGAATACTTGTTGTTTGCACATAATGACCAAAAAGAGAGAAATAGAAGATTGTATTGTGGATAAAGAGGTAGGGGGAAAGAGACTAAAGATTGTGCAGCAGCCTTCTGATCAAGATCATTGCAGAGACGTCAGCCAAGGAAAGAAAAACCTTACAAGTGAAGTAAGAAGGGACTGCCCTTTGCTTGATACAATTAATAGACAGGTAATTTCAATGCTAATCACTGTTCTAATTCTGCTTGGCTAGCTAGTCAAAATAGAAATTTTGCTCCTTAAAATCAATAGATAATGCTAGTAAAAGAAGAATCACTAGTTAGTGATATTTCGA
The sequence above is drawn from the Nicotiana tabacum cultivar K326 chromosome 13, ASM71507v2, whole genome shotgun sequence genome and encodes:
- the LOC142168004 gene encoding uncharacterized protein LOC142168004, which translates into the protein MSSAQTLHSCLIWLMTLRFSIYAINLLFNLTVVYGYHTIQDRRGLWERLREIAGRQQGLWLVMGDFNTILYAEDRHFGAPVREAEVRDFREFLFDTTMTELQYTSRVYTWTNNDVYSWIDRAIVNAESMNLWPTWKIIVMKPFFSNHSPLKLTTEGRQGKGARPFRFFNCLAEHQDFLPLIKYYWDSIGTNVCMRHIRYKLKEVKQDMKKLNMTIYGGRYEARRHKKKSPGGTTTNGNSVVTRQFNRIREGVEITVREMESN
- the LOC107777709 gene encoding putative late blight resistance protein homolog R1A-3, translated to MERGKQNEGETEKGEANNSSVSSYVLRKDIFNLLDFIERLKNGRDQIALDMDQIEKLKLELTFMSTFLQLSCSNLDGFNAEMSRKAQQVDDLVRSVFYQSGDNMLVKYDMDHVISHVLENIKSCISSPHYSKSSATMTEEQLVELLDSLLVNLCDLPKHCVELKTQYEIIQNVCDNIRDFLGLKVNGCIEHETIEYVLPQFQLMAERVGHFCFVLLTDQLGVSQLSFKLVDLLVKIIPVELEVMYICSTNLTTSKSTEVGRFFKKLLGASPYILREYLFNLQAHMVAVLTASTSARNIHVMIEFLLIILTDVPKDFIHHEKLFDLLTRVGALTREVSILVCNLEEKSRGEVNTSETNCGSVDLLESIELLKEDLKHVFLKAPEDSSQLSFPMSDGPLFMTLLLKNLNDLLNSNAYSVVLIKQEIGLVKEDLEFIRPFFTNVEQELNRDLWTHVLDVAYEAEHAINSIMVRDHGLLQLIFSLPGNVEKIKLIKEEVSKTIQKNQGLVVVTSPNKLVQSGFEEETNWIIRKLTSGPATLDVISIIGMPGLGKTTLAYRVYNDKSIANHFDVRAWCTIDQEYDMNKILQKIYNQVIGSDAKFSEDFVVGDKLQRELCRRRFLIVLDDLWDTAAWDDLTRHFPEFMKGSRVILTSRIMEVALYGKRYTDPLHLRLLSLEESWELLERKVFGKESCPVELLDVGYKITKKCKGLPLVLHLIGGVITTKEKNKAFWCEVLNNLNSNLLDDFEFMKVIQFSYDHLSDHLKPCLLYLASYPKDEYIEISELKDLWSAEGLVEQTEMKSVEEVVEVYLDELISSSLVIVSDERGRASSYRIHDLVHDFCLEKARKEKLFDFISSSAPSSSSSDRVPRAMIIRYDRRLFHLDENFVLFNPEKKNSYVKRLLSLKVSDGKHNHLSYNCHLRHLRLLKRLELHKIRLTYSLLNEIGMLVHLRCLKIQMKAKTLPPSFSNLLNLETLVVDNQGSNMVLSPSIWSLVKLQHVSMDSCSVFDLDIDEPTMLEEDLMLENLRILYGLKLSSSGNTQDIFKRFPNLRSLTFTIEEPWPCSAEQICFPRLDILDELEEVRAYFYPCIHQCDFHFPSSLKKLVLGSFALPSNSLSRIARLPNLQNLSLEEAIIQGKEWNMEEEDTFENLKSLTLDRVSLSEWKVNGEESFPVLEELQILDCTELVEIPDSFGDIFSLNCISLLGSRQLEVSAITIKEYVADMMGEDKLEVKCYS